TGACGTATTCTGGATATCAAGATAATCCAGTTGCAAACAGGCTTGGCCGATATAAAACGGGAGTGGGGGCATCGACCTTGGGAAGTCACGTTCAGCAGCTAATTGAAGACACAAGCGAGGGTCTATTGCTTGTGGCATTCCATATCGCATCTCTCCATTCAAAACAGATGTTATCAAAAGGTAATACATAGAGTTCCTTCCCTACATGAACATTGTAGTCTTTCCAGATTTAGAGAGACTACGGACAATTATAAATCAAAACAATGTTACACATTTTTCTGTTTACTTCATGAGTGCAAGAAGTGATGCAACCTCAATTCCATTCCAAAACATAGGGCTAATGCTGCTATCCTATCACTTGAGTCTTTCAAGTGGTTTAGCTCTTCCACATTTTCTGTACTAAGCTATGGCATAGTTGGAGACTGAAGCACCTTAGCCCGTTTTGGGAGCGAATCTCCTCGGAGGAGATTTTGCCAAATGGTTCTCTTCTGCACTTCCCATGCCACAGCTTAGCATAGGAAATGTAGAAGAGAACCAAATCAGTCTCTGTCAGCTTAAAAAGCATGTAGTATCCATGTATAGATTGAGTTGATCTATGATGTCCATAACGGCGTTGTAAGCATCTTTCGCCTGGATTTGTTCAGGAATAGAATCAGCATTATACTCTAATTGTGCATAAGCTTGCCACAGCATGTCATTCACCTTTTCTATATATTCTGGATGGCCCGACCATTGTACTGGTCCCGGTTCCCCCTCCTGAGTTACTCTGAATGCATAATCGCCTTTATATGCTGCTCTGCCGTTGTAGGCGCCATTCATATCAAATCCTCCTTCAATCGCTTTCTGAACCAACGGATGATTTTGTAGTTGGCAGGGGATAATATGGTGAGCGACCTGTTCTTCTGGGTTGAAGATTCTCGCGGCATTTATCATGTTGTTTCTGAGATCAGGACCACAATCGTTATGCACCACCCACTGCCCATCACCCACAGTAAAAGTATGATCCTGTTCTACCTCCAGATTATACATCACGCTGGCCCCAGGCACGACCTTCCATCCCGTGACCACCCCATACGTGCCATTGGCCCGCAACACATGCATGCCCAGCGTGATCTGCCCGACCGGCAAAAAGCCTTTCTCCTCGGTCAAGAAGGGGTGCTTCTGGTTAGTATGGATCACTTCATTGCTCTTGAGCAGTTTGTCATGCTGTGCTGGAACGTAGGTGGTCAGCGTGAGATCGACCAGGTCATGGTCGGTATGAATCCAGACATGCAGGATCGGTTCCTCCTCCATTTTGTGCGTCTTGGGATTGTAGGCCAGCACGTCTTCACCCACCTGCAGCTTCCCAATCGGTTCTTTCCCCTGCTCGGTCGTGACAGTAGTCTCAGGAGTGAAACTGCACGGTTGGGGACTGGCGGCAGGCACAGGGGGGATAGGTGGCAAGCCACCTTGCCCACTGCTGCCAGGTTGTGGTTGTGGCCCACTGGGAGTGGGTAGCAGGTCGGATATCTCGTACCTGGCCAGCACGGCACTATTGACGGCAGTCCCTCCAAAGATGGCACAACATCCTATGGTGAGCAGTGCCGGCGTTGGGACAGGCTGTGGCTGAGGCGTATTGGCGCTGGGCTGGGAGGCTTGTGGTTGTGGCGCCTGCATAATGATCGCTGAAGTCGCCCACAAAATACCGACACCGAGCCAGGGACCTAAAAAAGGGAGCAGCAACGGCCATAATCCTGGAGAGACGACTGGAGGAGGAGGTGGCTCTTGCGCGGTGGTGAACCTTTGCCCGGTGGGATCACTCTTCGTCTCAGGATTCCCCCCGACATAGGTATAGGGGTCCATCCCCTGTAGATTCCCTTGTACGTTATCCGCCGAGAGGAAGATGCCGACCACCGGGTCGTAGTAG
This genomic interval from Ktedonobacteraceae bacterium contains the following:
- a CDS encoding RHS repeat-associated core domain-containing protein, which translates into the protein MDANGTFYLLTDALGSILSDISWSAGGASIKASQVFGPYGNARGTQGTFNTAKGFTGQYNDPLTGLDYYVSRYYDPVVGIFLSADNVQGNLQGMDPYTYVGGNPETKSDPTGQRFTTAQEPPPPPVVSPGLWPLLLPFLGPWLGVGILWATSAIIMQAPQPQASQPSANTPQPQPVPTPALLTIGCCAIFGGTAVNSAVLARYEISDLLPTPSGPQPQPGSSGQGGLPPIPPVPAASPQPCSFTPETTVTTEQGKEPIGKLQVGEDVLAYNPKTHKMEEEPILHVWIHTDHDLVDLTLTTYVPAQHDKLLKSNEVIHTNQKHPFLTEEKGFLPVGQITLGMHVLRANGTYGVVTGWKVVPGASVMYNLEVEQDHTFTVGDGQWVVHNDCGPDLRNNMINAARIFNPEEQVAHHIIPCQLQNHPLVQKAIEGGFDMNGAYNGRAAYKGDYAFRVTQEGEPGPVQWSGHPEYIEKVNDMLWQAYAQLEYNADSIPEQIQAKDAYNAVMDIIDQLNLYMDTTCFLS